Part of the Kangiella geojedonensis genome is shown below.
CTCAATATAAGTGGAGTTATCGCTGTTAGTTTCCATGTTGGCGATAGAGTAGCTACGCTTGATGGGGCGATCATCCTCCGTACCAAGCATAAAAGAGACAAACTGACCCGGTTTATAGGTTATGGTCTTAGGATCATCTAATCGAAAAACTAATTTTCGAACATTCGGAGTGATTTCTTCGTTGCTTTCTAAGTGAACTTGGAAGCTAGGGATTGACATGTTTGACCTTGTTAAGTTCCAGAATTGGATTTTGAAATCTATTATATAAGACTAGTTGCAAATATCTAGGTACGGTTTTTCAAGGATTTAACAAACTTTGACATTGGTTCAGTTATGGTTCATTTCACTTTTGTTTTACTAATATACAAGCTCCCCAGAGGCGATATATCAGGGATTAAGGCGACTTGGGGCTGGTGAAGACGAATAGGAGATGAGAATGTTAAAAGTAATCAGTAAATACAGTGTAATAGCCTCAGCAGTCTTGTTGAGCATTTCAGGCGTCGATGCCAGTCAGGAAGCACAGAACCAACCTATCGGTGCAGAAACCAGTGCAACGGTAACAACGGCGATCGCGAAGCGCGCTAAGACCACGACCGTGGTGAATGACAAGTTACACACTCAGGTTCAAAAGGGTACTGCAACGTCAGCGGTTCGCAGCAATGTGTATACCAGCCAAAAATCTAGCAGTGATCTAGAGCAAGAATTCAAAGCGTTCCAAAGTTTAGATTTTAAGAATGTTAAGAATCAGACCCGCGCAGATATGCAAAAACATCGTGAGGCGAACAGTAAACTGCCGAAATCATCGGGTAAAGCCCAGAAAAATGGTCAAAACCACCTTTATATCCATGATGCAGCAGTACTGTTGTTTGATGATTTAGATGGTGACGGTAACTATAGTCAGTTACGGGTTGATTTTGATGTGGACTCTCCGTATGCCGATTACTTTGACGTGTACGCTGAGTTATTTATTCGTCGAGTTGGGGATGCTCAGTGGACTCATTACTACACGACTGATGTCTTCGAGATTTACTATGATTACAGCTCTGACGAATATAGCGTAACGACGCGCTTGAATACGGGGTTCCCACCAGGGAATTATGAGGTGCTTATTGATTTATTTGAGTACGGTTATTCAGGTCTTGTCGATACCTTATCGCCTTATGATGACTATGACTTAACGAATTTGCCGTTAGAAGATAAGACCTATGAATCTACAGGCGTTACTAGCGATACTTATGTGGATAATGTCAAAACTGAAATTTTCACAGATGCTGATGACGATGGTTTTTATCGTGAGTTTACCTTTACTTTTGATGTCGACACACAAAGCAGTGCAGATCGCGATGTTTATGTAAACTTATATCAGCGCAATAATGGAGGATCTTGGCAGTTTGAGACCGAGTCTGATGTCTTTACTGTGTATGGCTACAGCTCTGAAGATGCTTATGAAATTAGCGGTAGCTGGCAGTCAGGTTACCCAGCAAACTACTATGACTTCAGGTTGGAAGTGATTGATGCAAATACTGGAGAGGTGTTGGATGACGTATCACCAGAGTTTTCATCATTGCTGCAAGTACCTCTTGAAGATGCTAACAATGATACTCGAGAGTCCAATCCGAACCCACCAAGTTCGACAACAAGTTCGGAGTCAGGTGGCGGTAGTACCGGACTGGTTACCTTGATTTTATTAGGTTTATTAGGAGCTTGGAGGCAAAAAGTTAAACGCTAACCCTACACAAACTGGTTAGTTTAGTGTAATCTTGCTGATGCTTTTAAAGGGAGGGGACAATGAAAGCATCAGCGAGACATATCTTAGTCACTGACGAAGATCTTTGTCAGCAAATAAAACAAAACATTGAATCAGGCGTCGACTTTACGGAAATGGCCGAAAAGCACTCGGTTTGCCCGTCAGGTACTCGCGGCGGTGAGCTCGGTGTCTTTGATGGTGAAAGAGTTTGATGACGTTGTCTTTACTCGCTCACTGAAAATCATTCACGGCCCTATCAAAACTGCTTTCGGATTCCACCTCATTGAAATCATGGATCGAGATTCCTCCTAATAAGGATGTCTAATAGTAAGTGTGTTAATCTACATTTTACTGAATCAACGTCGATACATAATGCAAAATTGACTACAAACTTGGTTACAAGTTTACTCATGCAATAAGCATCTAAAACGTTAAAATCGCTCTTTCGAAAAAAGAATAATAGATATTATGAAACAACTGCTGATGATATTTTTGTTGCTTGTCACTCTAGGACAGGCTAAAGCTGCTACTGACGATGGAACGTCTGTCATTAGTATTCCAAAAGTTGACGCTAAGATTACGGTCGATGG
Proteins encoded:
- a CDS encoding choice-of-anchor H family protein, yielding MLKVISKYSVIASAVLLSISGVDASQEAQNQPIGAETSATVTTAIAKRAKTTTVVNDKLHTQVQKGTATSAVRSNVYTSQKSSSDLEQEFKAFQSLDFKNVKNQTRADMQKHREANSKLPKSSGKAQKNGQNHLYIHDAAVLLFDDLDGDGNYSQLRVDFDVDSPYADYFDVYAELFIRRVGDAQWTHYYTTDVFEIYYDYSSDEYSVTTRLNTGFPPGNYEVLIDLFEYGYSGLVDTLSPYDDYDLTNLPLEDKTYESTGVTSDTYVDNVKTEIFTDADDDGFYREFTFTFDVDTQSSADRDVYVNLYQRNNGGSWQFETESDVFTVYGYSSEDAYEISGSWQSGYPANYYDFRLEVIDANTGEVLDDVSPEFSSLLQVPLEDANNDTRESNPNPPSSTTSSESGGGSTGLVTLILLGLLGAWRQKVKR